In Streptomyces hawaiiensis, one genomic interval encodes:
- the thrC gene encoding threonine synthase, which yields MTHQWRGIIEEYRDRLPVSDSTPVVTLREGGTPLVPAQVLSERTGCEVHLKVEGANPTGSFKDRGMTMAITRAKEEGAQAVICASTGNTSASAAAYAVRAGMVCAVLVPQGKIALGKMGQALVHGAKILQVDGNFDDCLTLARGLSDNYPVALVNSVNPVRIEGQKTAAFEIVDMLGDAPDIHVLPVGNAGNITAYWKGYTEYAAGGVATRTPRMWGFQASGSAPIVRGEVVKDPSTIATAIRIGNPASWQYALAARDESGGFIDEVTDREILRAYRLLASQEGVFVEPASAASVAGLLKAAEQGKVDPGQRIVCTVTGNGLKDPDWAVAGAPQPVTVPVDAATAAERLGLA from the coding sequence ATGACCCACCAGTGGCGCGGAATCATCGAGGAGTACCGGGACCGGCTGCCCGTCTCCGACAGCACGCCGGTCGTGACGCTCCGTGAGGGCGGTACGCCCCTCGTGCCCGCGCAGGTGCTCTCCGAGCGCACGGGCTGCGAGGTCCACCTCAAGGTGGAGGGCGCGAACCCGACCGGGTCCTTCAAGGACCGGGGCATGACCATGGCCATCACCCGGGCCAAGGAGGAGGGCGCGCAGGCCGTCATCTGCGCCTCCACCGGCAACACGTCGGCCTCCGCCGCCGCGTACGCCGTGCGGGCCGGGATGGTCTGCGCCGTGCTCGTGCCGCAGGGCAAGATCGCGCTCGGCAAGATGGGCCAGGCCCTCGTGCACGGCGCGAAGATCCTCCAGGTCGACGGCAACTTCGACGACTGCCTCACGCTCGCGCGCGGCCTGAGCGACAACTACCCGGTGGCGCTGGTCAATTCGGTCAACCCGGTACGGATCGAGGGCCAGAAGACGGCCGCGTTCGAGATCGTGGACATGCTCGGTGACGCGCCCGACATCCACGTCCTGCCGGTGGGCAACGCGGGCAACATCACGGCCTATTGGAAGGGCTACACGGAGTACGCCGCCGGCGGCGTGGCGACCAGGACCCCGCGGATGTGGGGCTTCCAGGCCTCCGGCAGCGCCCCGATCGTGCGCGGCGAGGTCGTCAAGGACCCCTCGACCATCGCCACGGCCATCCGCATCGGCAACCCGGCCTCCTGGCAGTACGCGCTCGCCGCGCGGGACGAGTCGGGCGGCTTCATCGACGAGGTGACGGACCGTGAGATCCTGCGCGCCTACCGGCTGTTGGCGTCGCAGGAGGGTGTCTTCGTCGAGCCGGCGTCCGCCGCGTCCGTCGCCGGTCTGCTGAAGGCCGCCGAGCAGGGCAAGGTCGACCCGGGGCAGCGGATCGTGTGCACCGTCACCGGCAACGGGCTGAAGGACCCCGACTGGGCCGTTGCCGGTGCCCCGCAGCCGGTCACCGTACCCGTCGACGCGGCGACCGCGGCGGAGCGCCTCGGCCTCGCCTGA
- the thrB gene encoding homoserine kinase → MAGPAFRAAAVRVRVPATSANLGPGFDALGLALGLYDDVVVRVADSGLHIDIAGEGSETLPRDEQHLLVRSLRTAFDLLGGQPRGLEIVCANRIPHGRGLGSSSAAICAGIVAARAVTIGADAKLDDTALLELATEIEGHPDNVAACLLGGFTLSWMEGGAARAIRMEPADSIVPVVFVPGKPVLTETARGLLPRTVPHVDAATNAGRAALLVEALTRRPELLLPATEDRLHQEYRAPAMPESTALVERLRGDGIPAVISGAGPTVMALADAETADKVEALAGAEWAANRLRLDQQGASVLPLAASGDI, encoded by the coding sequence ATGGCCGGTCCAGCGTTCCGCGCCGCCGCCGTCCGGGTGCGCGTCCCCGCCACCAGCGCCAACCTCGGCCCGGGCTTCGACGCCCTCGGCCTCGCGCTGGGCTTGTACGACGACGTGGTCGTCCGGGTGGCCGACTCCGGGCTGCACATCGACATCGCGGGTGAGGGAAGCGAGACGCTCCCGCGCGACGAGCAGCACCTTCTCGTACGTTCTCTGCGCACCGCCTTCGACCTGCTCGGCGGACAGCCGCGCGGTCTGGAGATCGTCTGCGCCAACCGCATTCCGCACGGCCGGGGCCTGGGCTCCTCCTCGGCGGCCATCTGCGCCGGGATCGTCGCCGCCCGCGCCGTGACCATAGGGGCCGACGCCAAACTCGACGACACCGCGCTGCTCGAACTCGCCACCGAGATCGAGGGCCACCCCGACAATGTCGCGGCGTGCCTGCTGGGCGGCTTCACGCTGTCCTGGATGGAGGGCGGCGCGGCCCGCGCGATCAGGATGGAGCCCGCGGATTCCATCGTTCCGGTGGTTTTCGTCCCCGGAAAGCCGGTCCTCACCGAAACCGCGCGCGGCCTGCTCCCGCGCACCGTGCCACACGTCGACGCGGCCACCAACGCCGGCCGGGCCGCTCTGCTCGTCGAGGCCCTCACCCGCCGCCCCGAACTGCTGCTGCCCGCCACCGAGGACCGTCTGCACCAGGAGTACCGTGCGCCGGCCATGCCCGAGAGCACGGCACTGGTGGAGCGGCTGCGGGGCGACGGCATCCCCGCGGTCATCTCCGGAGCCGGACCGACGGTCATGGCGCTGGCCGACGCGGAGACCGCCGACAAGGTCGAGGCCCTGGCGGGCGCGGAGTGGGCCGCGAACCGGCTGCGGCTCGATCAGCAGGGCGCGAGCGTACTGCCGCTCGCGGCCTCCGGTGACATCTGA
- the rho gene encoding transcription termination factor Rho — protein sequence MSDTTDLMGARVEETAAAPATDASAPATGAGSRRRRGTGLDGMVLAELQQVASGLGIRGTARMRKSQLIEVIKEAQASGGAAPAAKAEAPAETKPKRRATSRTRTGDNAEKADKKADAKEASQAPADKADKAVAQQQIEIPGQPAGGASRSGENERGGDDAPERRRRRATAEAGAPAAATETIVAEAKNDSKAETPAQSQQQSQNNEAKSDAGDGEGRRRDRRDRGRDRDRDRDRDRRGGKGDDQQGGQRGQQQSQGGGGRQDRGQQQQDDDDFEGGRRGRRGRYRDRRGRRGRDEMGPEPQLNEDDVLIPVAGILDILDNYAFIRTSGYLPGPNDVYVSLAQVRKNGLRKGDHITGAVRQPKEGERREKFNALVRLDSVNGMAPESGRGRPEFNKLTPLYPQDRLRLETDPGVLTTRIIDLVSPIGKGQRGLIVAPPKTGKTMIMQAIANAITHNNPECHLMVVLVDERPEEVTDMQRSVKGEVISSTFDRPAEDHTTVAELAIERAKRLVELGHDVVVLLDSITRLGRAYNLAAPASGRILSGGVDSTALYPPKRFFGAARNIEDGGSLTILATALVDTGSRMDEVIFEEFKGTGNAELKLDRKLADKRIFPAVDVDASGTRKEEILLAPDELAIVWKLRRVLHALDQQQAVELLLDKMKQTKSNAEFLMQIQKTTPTPGNGD from the coding sequence GTGAGCGACACCACCGATCTGATGGGCGCACGTGTCGAGGAGACCGCTGCCGCGCCCGCCACGGACGCCTCCGCGCCTGCCACCGGTGCCGGCTCCCGGCGGCGCCGCGGTACCGGCCTCGACGGCATGGTGCTGGCCGAGCTGCAGCAGGTCGCATCCGGCCTCGGCATCAGGGGCACCGCGCGTATGCGCAAGAGCCAGCTGATCGAGGTCATCAAGGAGGCGCAGGCGTCCGGCGGCGCCGCTCCGGCCGCGAAGGCCGAGGCCCCCGCCGAGACCAAGCCCAAGCGCCGCGCCACCTCGCGGACCCGTACGGGCGACAACGCCGAGAAGGCGGACAAGAAGGCGGACGCGAAGGAGGCCTCGCAGGCCCCCGCGGACAAGGCCGACAAGGCCGTGGCCCAACAGCAGATCGAGATCCCCGGCCAGCCCGCCGGAGGCGCCTCCCGGTCGGGCGAGAACGAGCGCGGGGGAGACGACGCGCCCGAGCGTCGCCGTCGCCGGGCCACCGCCGAGGCCGGAGCCCCGGCCGCCGCCACGGAGACCATCGTCGCCGAGGCGAAGAACGACTCCAAGGCCGAGACGCCGGCGCAGTCGCAGCAGCAGTCCCAGAACAACGAGGCCAAGTCCGACGCCGGTGACGGCGAGGGCCGTCGTCGCGACCGCCGTGACCGCGGCCGTGACCGGGACCGCGACCGCGACCGGGACCGTCGCGGTGGCAAGGGCGACGACCAGCAGGGCGGCCAGCGCGGCCAGCAGCAGAGCCAGGGCGGCGGCGGCCGTCAGGACCGTGGCCAGCAGCAGCAGGACGACGACGACTTCGAGGGCGGCCGTCGTGGCCGTCGCGGGCGCTACCGCGACCGCCGGGGCCGTCGCGGCCGTGACGAGATGGGCCCCGAGCCGCAGCTCAACGAGGACGACGTCCTGATCCCCGTCGCGGGCATCCTGGACATCCTCGACAACTACGCCTTCATCCGCACGTCCGGCTACCTGCCCGGCCCGAACGACGTGTACGTCTCCCTCGCCCAGGTTCGCAAGAACGGCCTGCGCAAGGGCGACCACATCACCGGTGCCGTGCGCCAGCCCAAGGAAGGCGAGCGGCGCGAGAAGTTCAACGCGCTGGTGCGTCTGGACTCCGTCAACGGCATGGCGCCCGAATCCGGGCGCGGGCGGCCGGAGTTCAACAAGCTGACGCCGCTGTACCCGCAGGACCGCCTCCGTCTGGAGACGGACCCGGGTGTCCTCACCACTCGCATCATCGACCTCGTGTCGCCGATCGGTAAGGGTCAGCGTGGTCTGATCGTGGCGCCGCCGAAGACCGGCAAGACCATGATCATGCAGGCGATCGCCAACGCGATCACGCACAACAACCCCGAGTGCCACCTGATGGTCGTCCTCGTCGACGAGCGTCCGGAAGAGGTCACCGACATGCAGCGGTCGGTGAAGGGCGAGGTCATCTCCTCGACCTTCGACCGCCCGGCCGAGGACCACACCACGGTCGCCGAGTTGGCCATCGAGCGCGCCAAGCGCCTGGTGGAACTGGGTCACGACGTGGTCGTGCTGCTCGACTCGATCACCCGTCTGGGCCGTGCGTACAACCTCGCCGCCCCGGCCTCCGGCCGCATCCTGTCCGGTGGTGTCGACTCGACGGCGCTGTACCCGCCGAAGCGCTTCTTCGGTGCGGCCCGCAACATCGAGGACGGCGGCTCGCTGACCATCCTCGCCACCGCGCTGGTGGACACCGGGTCCCGCATGGACGAGGTCATCTTCGAGGAGTTCAAGGGCACGGGCAACGCCGAGCTCAAGCTCGACCGGAAGCTCGCCGACAAGCGGATCTTCCCGGCGGTGGACGTCGACGCGTCCGGCACCCGTAAGGAAGAGATCCTGCTCGCCCCCGACGAGCTCGCCATCGTCTGGAAGCTGCGCCGGGTGCTGCACGCTCTCGACCAGCAGCAGGCGGTGGAGCTGCTTCTCGACAAGATGAAGCAGACGAAGTCGAACGCCGAGTTCCTGATGCAGATCCAGAAGACGACGCCGACGCCCGGCAACGGCGACTGA
- a CDS encoding trypsin-like serine protease, with product MPGGGRHRRRIRIALPVAAAGVAAAVAGALLTTSAGAATPLPQPTIKPATSSPSLTELEKRVAGAMAGDDVAGKTSKASLSANTAPSRIDPKVIGGNETTISTAPWMAQLHYYDDRGTSSTGDDVGFFCGGAVVAPTKILTAAHCVKGYNWNANGAVVTGTSQLPSADGTDLHGGTVTGVWRQWNHPSYNATTIDNDIAVLTLPVPVKATPIRMTTSGDTTSYKAGTSAKVYGWGRTSSTSDDISETLKTATLPVQSDTTCSGAYGRDFVKGHMVCAGKPATGSDTGTVSACNGDSGGPLVVNNRIVGVVSWGVTDCVAKGAYSVFSKVSTYVGAAYPRLDDTNVSGDHKADLWVRNASTKTGYSKDSKGTSFAARESWGNWNGVNVVLQTDLDRDGYQDLVYRRSSDGDLFWTHYVISSGTWSTKQIADNWKTRTRIITPGDVTGDYLPDLLSVDSAGVMWIYPGKGNGTFAPRVKVGSGWNQYNSVRGKGDYNGDGKTDLIARSKSGSYLYLYKGTGKAGSGAFSARVKVRTWGGYNAFDAPGDVTGDGKADFLARTPGGTLYLYPGTGKGTSEIFATRKSVGTDFKQYDIFG from the coding sequence ATGCCCGGGGGCGGTCGGCACAGACGCCGGATACGCATCGCACTGCCCGTCGCCGCGGCCGGTGTCGCCGCCGCCGTGGCCGGCGCGCTGCTGACGACGTCCGCCGGTGCGGCCACCCCGCTGCCGCAGCCGACGATCAAGCCCGCCACCAGCTCGCCCTCGCTCACCGAGCTGGAGAAGCGCGTCGCGGGCGCCATGGCCGGTGACGACGTCGCCGGCAAGACGAGCAAAGCCTCGCTCAGCGCGAACACCGCCCCGAGCCGCATCGACCCGAAGGTCATCGGCGGCAACGAGACCACCATCAGCACGGCCCCGTGGATGGCGCAGCTCCACTACTACGACGACCGGGGCACGTCGAGCACCGGCGACGACGTCGGCTTCTTCTGCGGCGGCGCCGTCGTCGCGCCGACGAAGATCCTCACCGCCGCGCACTGCGTCAAGGGCTACAACTGGAACGCCAACGGCGCCGTCGTCACCGGCACCTCCCAGCTGCCCTCGGCCGACGGCACCGACCTGCACGGCGGCACCGTCACCGGCGTCTGGCGGCAGTGGAACCACCCGTCGTACAACGCGACGACCATCGACAACGACATCGCGGTGCTGACCCTGCCCGTCCCGGTCAAGGCCACCCCGATCCGTATGACGACGTCCGGCGACACCACCTCGTACAAGGCCGGCACCAGCGCCAAGGTCTACGGCTGGGGCCGCACCAGCTCCACCAGCGACGACATCTCCGAGACGCTGAAGACCGCCACGCTGCCCGTGCAGTCCGACACGACCTGCTCCGGCGCGTACGGCAGGGACTTCGTCAAGGGCCACATGGTCTGCGCGGGCAAGCCCGCCACCGGAAGCGACACCGGCACCGTCTCCGCCTGCAACGGCGACTCCGGCGGACCCCTGGTCGTCAACAACCGGATCGTCGGCGTCGTCTCCTGGGGCGTGACCGACTGCGTCGCCAAGGGCGCCTACAGCGTCTTCAGCAAGGTCAGCACGTACGTCGGCGCGGCCTACCCGCGCCTCGACGACACCAACGTCAGCGGCGACCACAAGGCCGACCTCTGGGTGCGCAACGCCTCCACCAAGACCGGCTACTCCAAGGACTCCAAGGGCACGTCGTTCGCCGCCCGCGAGTCATGGGGCAACTGGAACGGCGTGAACGTCGTCCTGCAGACCGACCTCGACCGCGACGGCTACCAGGACCTGGTCTACCGGCGCAGCAGCGACGGCGACCTCTTCTGGACGCACTACGTCATCTCCAGCGGCACCTGGTCCACCAAGCAGATCGCCGACAACTGGAAGACCCGCACCCGGATCATCACCCCCGGTGACGTCACCGGCGACTACCTGCCCGACCTGCTCTCGGTCGACTCCGCGGGCGTCATGTGGATCTACCCGGGCAAGGGCAACGGCACCTTCGCGCCCCGCGTGAAGGTGGGCTCCGGCTGGAACCAGTACAACTCCGTGCGCGGCAAGGGCGACTACAACGGGGACGGCAAGACCGACCTGATCGCCCGCAGCAAGTCGGGCAGCTACCTCTACCTCTACAAGGGCACCGGCAAGGCCGGCTCGGGTGCGTTCTCGGCCCGGGTCAAGGTGCGCACGTGGGGCGGCTACAACGCCTTCGACGCGCCCGGCGACGTCACCGGCGACGGCAAGGCCGACTTCCTGGCCCGCACCCCCGGGGGCACGCTCTACCTGTACCCGGGCACCGGCAAGGGGACCAGCGAGATCTTTGCCACAAGGAAGTCCGTGGGCACCGATTTCAAGCAGTACGACATCTTCGGCTGA
- a CDS encoding LCP family protein, whose amino-acid sequence MSAESTPGPGIPGDTGINGARHRGKGRRRKPQKRRKGLLITAWTAAGIVVLGGAGAGYLYFKLNGNLKSVDIDQALGADRPKKADNGSENILVLGSDTRAGGNKKLGGGTDDGSARSDTAMIVHVYKGHKKASVVSIPRDTLIDRPSCTDTKGDEYPAARSVMFNSAYSTGGAACAVKTVESITDLRMDHYLEVDFSGFQKLIDDLGGVEITTTKSIDDPDSHLKLKAGTHTLDGEQALGLVRTRHGVGDGSDLGRIQLQQAFIKALVNQIKDVGVFSDPKKLLDLAETATKTVTTDSDLGSVNKLASFASGLKGIGPSNMHMITMPVAYDPADPNRVLLQEKKADQIWKALENDRPIPKSATKGNASGEAKGVVTAP is encoded by the coding sequence ATGTCCGCCGAGAGCACGCCGGGTCCGGGTATACCGGGCGACACCGGCATCAACGGAGCGCGTCACCGCGGCAAGGGCAGGCGCCGCAAGCCCCAGAAGCGTCGCAAGGGCCTGCTGATCACGGCCTGGACCGCCGCGGGCATCGTCGTGCTGGGCGGCGCCGGGGCCGGGTACCTGTACTTCAAGCTCAACGGCAACCTCAAGAGCGTCGACATCGACCAGGCCCTCGGTGCGGACCGGCCCAAGAAGGCCGACAACGGCTCGGAGAACATCCTCGTCCTCGGCTCCGACACCCGCGCCGGCGGCAACAAGAAGCTCGGCGGCGGCACCGACGACGGCAGCGCCCGCTCCGACACGGCGATGATCGTGCACGTCTACAAGGGCCACAAGAAGGCCAGCGTGGTCTCCATCCCGCGCGACACCCTGATCGACCGTCCCTCGTGCACGGACACCAAGGGCGACGAGTACCCCGCCGCGCGCAGCGTGATGTTCAACTCCGCGTACTCCACCGGCGGGGCCGCCTGCGCCGTGAAGACCGTCGAGTCGATCACCGACCTGCGTATGGACCATTATCTGGAGGTCGACTTCTCCGGCTTCCAGAAGCTCATCGACGACCTCGGCGGCGTCGAGATCACCACGACCAAGAGCATCGACGACCCCGACAGCCATCTGAAGCTGAAGGCCGGCACCCACACGCTCGACGGCGAGCAGGCCCTCGGTCTGGTCCGCACCAGACACGGCGTCGGCGACGGCTCCGACCTGGGCCGGATCCAGCTCCAGCAGGCCTTCATCAAGGCCCTGGTCAACCAGATCAAGGACGTCGGCGTCTTCTCGGACCCGAAGAAGCTGCTCGACCTCGCCGAGACCGCGACCAAGACGGTGACGACCGACTCCGACCTCGGCTCGGTCAACAAGCTCGCCTCCTTCGCGAGCGGCCTCAAGGGCATCGGCCCGTCCAACATGCACATGATCACGATGCCGGTGGCCTACGACCCGGCCGACCCCAACCGCGTCCTCCTCCAGGAGAAGAAGGCCGACCAGATCTGGAAGGCCCTGGAGAACGACAGGCCGATCCCCAAGAGCGCGACAAAGGGCAACGCCTCGGGCGAGGCCAAGGGCGTCGTGACCGCACCCTGA
- the rpmE gene encoding 50S ribosomal protein L31, with protein MKRDIHPEYVETQVSCTCGASFTTRSTIESGAIRADVCSECHPFYTGKQKILDTGGRVARFEARFGKAAGSKK; from the coding sequence TTGAAGCGCGACATCCACCCCGAGTACGTCGAGACGCAGGTCAGCTGCACCTGTGGCGCGTCGTTCACCACCCGCAGCACCATCGAGTCCGGTGCCATCCGTGCCGATGTCTGCTCCGAGTGCCACCCGTTCTACACGGGCAAGCAGAAGATCCTCGACACCGGTGGCCGTGTGGCCCGCTTCGAGGCCCGCTTCGGCAAGGCCGCCGGCTCCAAGAAGTAG
- the prfA gene encoding peptide chain release factor 1: MFEAVEELVAEHADLEKKLADPSVHSDQANARKLNKRYAELTPIVATYRSWTQMGDDIGAARELGADDPEFAAEVKELEKAREELTEKLRLLLVPRDPSDDKDVILEIKAGAGGDESALFAGDLLRMYLRYAERVGWKTEIIDATESELGGYKDVQVAVKTKGGQGATEPGQGVWARMKYEGGVHRVQRVPATESQGRIHTSAAGVLVTPEAEEVDVEINPNDLRIDVYRSSGPGGQSVNTTDSAVRITHIPTGVVASCQNEKSQLQNKEQALRILRSRLLAAAQEEAEREAADARRSQVRTVDRSEKIRTYNFPENRISDHRVGFKAYNLDQVLDGDLDAVIQACVDADSAAKLAAA; this comes from the coding sequence ATGTTCGAGGCCGTCGAGGAACTCGTCGCCGAGCACGCCGACCTGGAGAAGAAGCTCGCCGACCCGTCGGTCCACTCCGACCAGGCCAACGCGCGCAAGCTGAACAAGCGTTACGCCGAGCTCACCCCCATCGTCGCCACGTACCGCTCCTGGACGCAGATGGGCGACGACATCGGGGCCGCGCGTGAACTGGGCGCCGACGACCCGGAGTTCGCCGCCGAGGTCAAGGAGCTGGAGAAGGCGCGCGAGGAGCTGACGGAGAAGCTGCGGCTTCTTCTCGTCCCGCGCGACCCCAGCGACGACAAGGACGTCATCCTCGAGATCAAGGCGGGCGCGGGCGGCGACGAGTCGGCGCTCTTCGCCGGCGACCTGCTGCGCATGTACCTGCGCTACGCCGAGCGCGTCGGCTGGAAGACCGAGATCATCGACGCCACCGAGTCCGAGCTGGGCGGCTACAAGGACGTCCAGGTCGCCGTGAAGACCAAGGGCGGCCAGGGAGCCACCGAGCCCGGCCAGGGCGTCTGGGCGCGGATGAAGTACGAGGGCGGCGTGCACCGCGTGCAGCGCGTGCCCGCGACGGAGTCCCAGGGCCGCATCCACACCTCCGCGGCCGGTGTGCTCGTCACGCCCGAGGCCGAGGAGGTCGACGTCGAGATCAACCCGAACGACCTCCGCATCGACGTCTACCGGTCCTCCGGGCCCGGCGGACAGTCCGTCAACACCACCGACTCGGCCGTGCGCATCACGCACATTCCGACCGGAGTCGTCGCCTCCTGCCAGAACGAGAAGAGCCAGCTGCAGAACAAGGAGCAGGCACTGCGTATCCTGCGCTCCAGGCTGCTCGCGGCGGCGCAGGAGGAAGCGGAGAGGGAGGCCGCCGACGCCCGCCGCAGCCAGGTCCGCACGGTCGACCGATCCGAGAAGATCCGCACGTACAACTTCCCGGAGAACCGCATCTCCGACCACCGCGTCGGCTTCAAGGCGTACAACCTGGACCAGGTCCTGGACGGCGACCTCGACGCGGTGATCCAGGCCTGCGTCGACGCGGACTCGGCTGCGAAGCTGGCGGCCGCGTAA
- the prmC gene encoding peptide chain release factor N(5)-glutamine methyltransferase: MNLLLAEVAQATQRLADAGVPSPRTDAEELAAFVHGVKRGELHSVKDSDFDARYWEVIARREAREPLQHITGRAYFRYLELQVGPGVFVPRPETESVVGWAIDAVRAMDVVEPCIVDLCTGSGAIALALAQEVPRSRVHAVELSEDALRWTRKNVEGSRVDLRQGNALTAFRDLDGQVDLVITNPPYIPLTEWEYVAPEARDYDPDMALFSGEDGLDLIRGLERTAHRLLRPGGVVVVEHADTQGGQVPWIFAEDRGWTDAADHPDLNNRPRFATARKALP, encoded by the coding sequence GTGAACCTGCTGCTCGCGGAGGTGGCCCAGGCCACCCAGCGGCTCGCCGACGCCGGCGTGCCCTCGCCGCGTACCGACGCGGAGGAACTCGCCGCGTTCGTGCACGGCGTCAAGCGCGGCGAGCTGCACTCCGTCAAGGACTCCGACTTCGACGCCCGCTACTGGGAGGTCATCGCCCGCCGCGAGGCCCGCGAACCGCTCCAGCACATCACCGGGCGCGCCTACTTCCGCTATCTGGAACTCCAGGTCGGCCCCGGGGTGTTCGTACCGCGGCCCGAGACGGAGTCCGTGGTCGGCTGGGCCATAGACGCCGTACGGGCCATGGACGTCGTCGAGCCGTGCATCGTCGACCTGTGCACCGGCTCCGGCGCCATCGCGCTCGCCCTCGCCCAGGAGGTGCCGCGCTCGCGTGTGCACGCCGTCGAGCTGTCCGAGGACGCCCTGCGGTGGACCCGCAAGAACGTCGAGGGCTCCAGGGTCGACCTGCGGCAGGGCAACGCCCTCACGGCCTTCCGCGACCTGGACGGCCAGGTCGACCTGGTCATCACCAACCCGCCGTACATCCCGCTCACCGAGTGGGAGTACGTCGCCCCCGAGGCGCGGGACTACGACCCCGACATGGCCCTCTTCTCCGGCGAGGACGGCCTCGACCTCATCCGCGGCCTGGAACGCACCGCGCACCGGCTGCTGCGCCCGGGCGGCGTGGTCGTCGTCGAGCACGCCGACACCCAGGGCGGCCAGGTGCCGTGGATCTTCGCCGAGGACCGCGGCTGGACCGACGCGGCCGACCACCCGGACCTGAACAACCGCCCGCGTTTCGCCACGGCCCGCAAGGCCCTGCCGTGA
- a CDS encoding L-threonylcarbamoyladenylate synthase gives MARRYDTNDATDRVTGLREAASAVRRGELVVLPTDTVYGIGADAFSSEAVADLLEAKGRGRNMPTPVLIGSPNTLHGLVTDFSELAWELVDAFWPGALTLVARHQPSLQWDLGDTRGTVAVRMPLHPVAIELLTEVGPMAVSSANLTGHPAPEDCDSAQEMLGDSVSVYLDGGPTPGNVPSSIVDVTREVPLLLRAGAITADELRKVVPDLEVAN, from the coding sequence ATGGCACGGCGATACGACACCAACGACGCGACCGACCGTGTGACCGGTCTGCGCGAGGCAGCGTCCGCCGTCCGCCGTGGCGAGCTCGTGGTGCTGCCGACGGACACGGTGTACGGCATCGGCGCCGACGCGTTCTCCTCGGAGGCGGTCGCCGACCTGCTGGAGGCGAAGGGCCGGGGCCGCAACATGCCCACCCCCGTCCTCATCGGCTCCCCGAACACGCTGCACGGCCTCGTCACGGACTTCTCCGAGCTGGCCTGGGAGCTGGTCGACGCCTTCTGGCCGGGCGCGCTCACGCTCGTCGCCCGGCACCAGCCGTCCCTGCAGTGGGACCTCGGGGACACCCGTGGCACGGTCGCCGTGCGCATGCCACTGCACCCGGTCGCCATCGAGCTGCTGACCGAGGTCGGCCCCATGGCCGTCTCCTCCGCCAACCTGACCGGCCACCCGGCGCCGGAGGACTGCGACTCCGCGCAGGAGATGCTCGGCGACTCCGTCTCCGTCTACCTCGACGGCGGCCCGACCCCCGGCAACGTCCCGTCGTCGATCGTCGACGTGACCCGTGAGGTGCCGTTGCTGCTGCGCGCGGGTGCCATCACGGCGGACGAGCTGCGAAAGGTCGTACCCGACCTCGAGGTGGCGAATTGA
- a CDS encoding protein-tyrosine-phosphatase produces the protein MTAPGSGRGIGNGESAAEITTTFVGLPRDSFRILHVSTGNVCRSPITERLTRHFVKERLGILGGGLIVESAGTWGHEGASMESHAETVLADFGADASGFTGRELLDEHVIRADLVLTATRDHRAQVISMGHSAGLRTFTLKEFTRLVKAIDPATLPPLEDGVVVRARALVRAAAALRGWLLAPTAEADEVYDPYGAPLTFFRSIGDEIHQALDPVVTALTGVPAKT, from the coding sequence TTGACGGCCCCTGGATCGGGGCGTGGCATAGGCAACGGGGAAAGCGCGGCGGAGATCACGACGACCTTCGTGGGACTTCCGCGTGACAGCTTCCGCATCCTCCACGTCAGCACCGGCAACGTGTGCCGCTCGCCCATCACCGAGCGGCTGACCCGCCATTTCGTCAAGGAGCGGCTCGGCATCCTCGGCGGCGGGCTCATCGTGGAGAGCGCGGGCACCTGGGGCCATGAGGGCGCTTCGATGGAGTCCCACGCGGAGACCGTCCTGGCCGACTTCGGCGCGGACGCCTCCGGCTTCACCGGGCGCGAGCTCCTCGACGAGCACGTGATCCGCGCCGACCTGGTGCTGACCGCCACCAGGGACCACCGGGCGCAGGTCATCTCCATGGGGCACTCGGCGGGCCTGCGCACCTTCACACTCAAGGAGTTCACCCGTCTGGTCAAGGCCATCGACCCGGCGACCCTGCCGCCCCTGGAGGACGGTGTGGTCGTCCGCGCGCGTGCGCTGGTCCGTGCCGCGGCCGCTCTACGCGGGTGGCTGCTGGCGCCGACCGCCGAGGCGGACGAGGTCTACGACCCGTACGGCGCGCCCCTGACGTTCTTCCGGTCCATCGGGGACGAGATACACCAGGCACTCGACCCGGTCGTGACAGCCCTCACCGGCGTCCCCGCAAAGACGTAA